The following proteins are encoded in a genomic region of Mycolicibacterium confluentis:
- the glpK gene encoding glycerol kinase GlpK produces MADFVAAIDQGTTSTRAMIFDHAGREIGRHQLEHEQILPQAGWVEHNPVEIWERTVSVLVSVLNNTGLRPSDLAALGITNQRETALVWDRRTGRPFYNAIVWQDTRTDRIASALDRDGRGDVIRTKAGLPPATYFSAGKVQWILENIDGVREAAERGDALFGTADTWVLWNLTGGARGGVHVTDVTNASRTMLMNLETLDWDDELLSFFGIPRQMLPSIESSSVSEPYGVAFDSGPIRAEIPVTGILGDQQAAMVGQVCLSAGEAKNTYGTGNFLLLNTGEKIVRSGNGLLTTVCYRFGDAKPVYALEGSIAVTGSAIQWLRDQLGIISGAAQSEALARQVEDNGGVYFVPAFSGLFAPYWRSDARGAIVGLSRFNTNAHLARAALEAICYQSRDVVDAMEADSGVHLEVLKVDGGITANELCMQIQSDVLGVDVVKPVVAETTALGAAYAAGLGIGFWSDPEELRANWHEDRRWSPEWTDDQRAKGYAGWQKAVQRTLDWVDVE; encoded by the coding sequence TTGGCTGACTTTGTGGCGGCGATCGACCAGGGCACCACCAGCACGCGTGCGATGATCTTCGACCACGCCGGGCGTGAGATCGGGAGGCACCAACTCGAACACGAGCAGATCCTGCCGCAGGCGGGGTGGGTCGAACACAATCCCGTGGAGATCTGGGAACGCACGGTTTCGGTGCTGGTGTCGGTGCTCAACAACACCGGGTTGCGGCCCTCTGACCTGGCGGCGCTCGGCATCACCAATCAACGCGAGACCGCACTGGTGTGGGATCGCCGGACGGGACGGCCCTTCTACAACGCGATTGTCTGGCAGGACACCCGCACCGACCGCATAGCGTCGGCGTTGGACCGCGACGGGCGCGGCGACGTCATCCGCACCAAGGCCGGTCTGCCGCCGGCCACGTATTTCTCGGCCGGCAAGGTGCAGTGGATCCTGGAGAACATCGACGGTGTCCGTGAGGCCGCCGAACGCGGCGATGCGCTCTTCGGCACGGCCGACACCTGGGTGCTGTGGAACCTCACCGGCGGTGCCCGCGGCGGCGTGCACGTCACCGACGTCACCAACGCGAGCCGCACCATGCTGATGAACCTGGAGACGCTCGACTGGGACGACGAACTGTTGTCGTTCTTCGGGATTCCCCGGCAGATGCTGCCCAGTATCGAGTCGTCCTCGGTGTCCGAGCCCTACGGCGTGGCCTTCGACAGCGGTCCGATCCGGGCGGAGATCCCGGTGACCGGCATCCTCGGTGACCAGCAGGCCGCGATGGTCGGGCAGGTGTGCCTTTCGGCCGGTGAGGCCAAGAACACCTATGGCACAGGCAATTTCCTGCTGCTCAACACCGGTGAGAAGATCGTGCGCTCGGGCAATGGCCTGCTCACCACGGTGTGCTACCGGTTCGGGGACGCCAAACCTGTGTACGCCCTGGAGGGTTCGATCGCTGTGACGGGTTCGGCGATCCAGTGGCTGCGCGATCAACTGGGGATCATCAGCGGGGCCGCACAGAGTGAGGCGCTGGCCCGGCAGGTGGAGGACAACGGCGGCGTGTATTTCGTGCCGGCATTCTCGGGGCTGTTCGCACCGTATTGGCGTTCGGATGCCCGCGGCGCGATTGTCGGGCTGTCGCGGTTCAACACCAACGCGCATCTGGCTCGCGCTGCGCTGGAGGCGATCTGCTATCAGAGCCGCGATGTCGTAGACGCCATGGAGGCCGACTCCGGCGTGCACCTGGAGGTGCTCAAGGTCGACGGCGGCATCACCGCGAACGAGCTGTGCATGCAGATCCAGTCCGATGTGCTGGGCGTCGATGTGGTGAAACCCGTTGTCGCGGAGACGACTGCGCTCGGTGCGGCCTACGCCGCCGGGTTGGGTATCGGGTTCTGGTCGGATCCCGAAGAGCTGCGAGCCAACTGGCATGAGGACCGCCGCTGGTCACCGGAGTGGACCGATGACCAGCGGGCCAAGGGTTATGCGGGCTGGCAGAAAGCCGTCCAACGGACCCTGGACTGGGTGGACGTGGAGTGA
- a CDS encoding cation:proton antiporter produces the protein MGDFGFDDLALLAAIGLVGPLLAAAPGLRLPVIIGELAAGLVIGNTGLRVLDPDEPTFAMLAAVGFALVMFVVGTHVPIHEIGLRGALPAAVARSALIGVVAAGLAVLLDAVFGGGHILLFAVLMASSSAALALPLIQSLELDGPPVLSVTAQIAIADTAAIVLVPLVIETDRAVRTAVGAVVVAGAAAVIYGLLRLVDRRRLRRFHKYSERHRFALELRISLLLLFALAAIATTAHVSTMLAGFTLGLAVGAVGQPRRLARQLFGITEGFFGPVFFVWLGASLDVRELAHHPRLIALGVALGLGAVAAHAVAVFTGQPLTLAVLASGQLGVPIAAATLGTEDHLLAPGEPAALMLGALVTIAAVSIANRVARHRRRIHETPGPPEPQPSA, from the coding sequence ATGGGCGATTTCGGCTTCGACGACCTGGCCCTCCTGGCGGCCATCGGTCTGGTCGGACCGTTGTTGGCCGCCGCCCCGGGTCTCCGATTGCCGGTGATCATTGGAGAACTCGCGGCCGGTCTCGTGATCGGCAACACCGGCCTGCGCGTTCTTGATCCGGATGAGCCGACCTTCGCCATGCTGGCCGCAGTCGGCTTCGCGTTGGTGATGTTCGTCGTCGGCACCCACGTCCCGATCCACGAGATCGGTTTGCGCGGTGCGCTACCCGCAGCGGTCGCGCGCTCCGCACTGATCGGTGTCGTGGCCGCGGGCCTTGCGGTGCTGCTGGACGCGGTCTTCGGGGGCGGTCACATCCTGCTGTTCGCGGTGCTGATGGCGTCCTCGTCGGCGGCGCTGGCACTGCCGTTGATTCAGTCGCTTGAGCTGGACGGGCCACCCGTGCTGTCGGTCACCGCACAGATCGCCATCGCCGACACCGCCGCAATCGTGTTGGTGCCGTTGGTGATCGAGACCGACCGCGCGGTGCGCACGGCAGTGGGAGCCGTGGTGGTCGCGGGCGCGGCCGCAGTGATCTACGGGCTGCTGCGACTGGTGGACCGCCGAAGGCTGCGCCGGTTCCATAAGTACTCCGAACGCCACCGATTCGCCCTTGAACTCCGAATCAGCCTGCTGCTGCTGTTCGCCTTGGCGGCCATCGCCACCACCGCACACGTCTCGACGATGTTGGCGGGTTTCACCCTCGGCTTGGCCGTGGGTGCGGTCGGGCAGCCGCGGCGATTGGCGCGGCAGCTGTTCGGCATCACCGAGGGGTTCTTCGGGCCGGTCTTCTTCGTGTGGCTGGGCGCGTCACTGGATGTGCGCGAACTCGCGCACCATCCCCGGTTGATCGCCCTGGGAGTGGCCCTGGGACTGGGGGCCGTTGCCGCGCATGCCGTTGCGGTCTTTACCGGTCAGCCGCTGACCCTGGCAGTGCTGGCGTCGGGTCAGCTGGGCGTGCCGATTGCGGCGGCCACCCTGGGCACCGAGGACCACCTGCTGGCCCCCGGGGAGCCGGCCGCGCTGATGCTCGGCGCCCTGGTCACGATTGCTGCGGTGTCGATTGCGAATCGCGTGGCGAGGCACCGACGTCGTATCCACGAAACGCCCGGGCCACCAGAACCGCAGCCGTCAGCGTGA
- a CDS encoding PadR family transcriptional regulator: MNTPFTPPQGPFGSGQSPLGAGPPPFGAGRRDFRDARREARREFRDHVREHRGGPFGPGFNGPSGLSGYVLPFGPGFGPAFGAGGRGRGGGRGRGRRGDVRIAILKLLAERPMHGYEMIQEIAERTQQLWKPSPGSVYPTLQMLEDEGLIVAAAEQGGSKKLFELTEQGREAADKIETAPWDEITEDADPGQMNLSAALGQLAAAVAQSTHAASAEQQQRIIDIVNTARREIYQILGED, from the coding sequence ATGAACACCCCATTCACACCCCCTCAAGGCCCCTTTGGTTCCGGCCAATCACCGCTCGGCGCCGGCCCGCCCCCCTTCGGCGCAGGTCGCCGCGATTTCCGCGACGCCCGCCGCGAGGCCCGTCGCGAGTTCCGGGATCACGTCCGGGAACACCGCGGCGGCCCGTTCGGCCCCGGCTTCAACGGCCCCAGCGGCCTCAGCGGCTACGTTCTGCCCTTCGGACCGGGCTTCGGTCCCGCGTTCGGAGCCGGCGGCCGGGGTCGCGGAGGCGGCCGCGGACGCGGCAGGCGCGGTGACGTGCGCATCGCGATCCTCAAACTGCTCGCCGAACGCCCCATGCACGGCTACGAGATGATCCAGGAGATCGCCGAGCGCACTCAGCAGTTGTGGAAGCCCAGCCCAGGCTCGGTGTATCCCACGCTGCAGATGCTTGAGGACGAGGGCCTGATCGTCGCCGCCGCGGAGCAGGGCGGCAGCAAGAAGCTCTTCGAGCTCACGGAGCAGGGGCGCGAGGCCGCCGACAAGATCGAGACCGCGCCGTGGGACGAGATCACCGAGGACGCCGACCCGGGGCAGATGAACCTGAGCGCGGCACTCGGACAGCTTGCCGCCGCGGTCGCGCAGTCGACACATGCCGCCTCTGCCGAGCAGCAGCAACGCATCATCGACATCGTCAACACCGCCCGGCGCGAGATCTACCAGATCCTCGGCGAGGACTAG
- a CDS encoding DUF58 domain-containing protein gives MILTGRAGLVALLCVLPVALAPWPATAFVALLALLAVAVLLDVALAGSPRALQLSRAGSTSARLGEPVDVELQVRNTGRARFRGVVRDAWPPSARAEPRSHPVDLAAGQHVSVPTRLMPVRRGDQESAVVTARSIGPLGLAGRQSTHRAPWSVRILPPFLSRKHLPSRLAKLRELDGLIPVLIRGQGTEFDSLREYVVGDDVRSIDWRATARRADVVVRTWRPERDRRVVVVVDTGRTSAGRVGVDPTASDPSGWPRLDWSLDAALLLAALAARAGDHVDFLAHDRVARSSVVGASRTELLARLVEAMAPLEPALVESDFTAAVSAIQRRVRRRALVVLLTDLNASALDEGLLPVLPQLSTRHQVIVAAVSDPRVEELAEGRSDAAQIYDAAAAERSRNDRRALAARMRKHGVEVVDAPPEELAPALADRYLAMKASGRL, from the coding sequence GTGATCCTCACCGGACGCGCCGGCCTGGTGGCACTGCTGTGCGTGCTGCCGGTGGCGTTGGCCCCCTGGCCGGCAACGGCTTTCGTGGCGCTTCTCGCGCTCCTGGCGGTGGCCGTGCTGCTCGATGTGGCGCTCGCGGGCAGCCCTCGCGCGCTGCAGTTGTCCCGCGCGGGGTCGACGTCGGCGCGCCTCGGTGAGCCCGTCGACGTCGAGCTGCAGGTCCGCAACACCGGCCGCGCCCGGTTCCGTGGCGTCGTACGCGACGCGTGGCCGCCGAGCGCACGCGCCGAGCCACGCAGCCACCCTGTCGATCTGGCTGCGGGACAACATGTTTCCGTGCCGACCCGGCTGATGCCAGTGCGCCGTGGGGACCAGGAGTCCGCGGTGGTCACCGCCCGCTCGATCGGGCCGCTCGGGTTGGCGGGCAGGCAGTCGACGCATCGGGCGCCGTGGAGCGTGCGCATCCTGCCGCCGTTCCTGTCCCGCAAGCACCTGCCGTCCCGGCTGGCCAAGCTGCGGGAACTCGACGGGCTGATCCCGGTGCTGATCCGTGGACAGGGCACCGAATTCGACTCGCTGCGCGAGTACGTCGTGGGCGACGACGTCCGCTCGATCGACTGGCGCGCCACGGCACGGCGTGCCGACGTCGTGGTGCGCACATGGCGACCCGAGCGCGACCGCCGAGTTGTCGTGGTGGTCGACACGGGCCGGACCTCGGCCGGCCGTGTCGGCGTCGATCCCACCGCGAGCGACCCCAGCGGTTGGCCCCGCCTGGACTGGTCGCTGGATGCCGCTCTGCTACTGGCCGCGCTGGCGGCACGCGCCGGCGACCACGTCGACTTCCTCGCCCATGATCGGGTGGCCCGCTCCTCTGTGGTGGGCGCGAGCCGCACCGAACTGCTGGCCCGCCTCGTGGAGGCCATGGCGCCGCTGGAACCCGCCCTGGTGGAATCCGATTTCACGGCAGCGGTTTCGGCGATCCAGCGCCGGGTGCGCCGCCGCGCACTGGTGGTGCTGCTCACCGACCTCAACGCCTCCGCGCTCGACGAGGGCCTGCTCCCGGTGCTGCCCCAGCTGTCCACCCGGCACCAGGTGATCGTCGCGGCGGTCAGCGACCCGCGGGTTGAGGAGTTGGCCGAAGGTCGCTCTGACGCCGCGCAGATCTATGACGCCGCGGCCGCCGAGCGCTCCCGCAATGATCGGCGCGCGCTGGCCGCCCGGATGCGCAAGCACGGCGTGGAGGTCGTCGACGCCCCACCGGAGGAGTTGGCGCCCGCGTTGGCCGACCGGTATCTGGCCATGAAGGCCAGCGGTAGGCTCTGA
- a CDS encoding RDD family protein, with product MVGTPKDAVVTGDAVVLDVQIAQLPVRAVAALIDIVVMLLGYVAGVALWAMTLLQFDTALSAAVLIIYTVLVIVGYPVVFETATRGRTLGKMAMGLRVVSEDGGPERFRQALFRALSGFVEIWMLSGAPAVICSLLSPKGKRIGDIFAGTVVISERGPKLAPPPAMPPALAWWASSLQLSGLRPEQAELARQFLSRAHELEPALRDQMAARIAGEVAAQISPPPPPGAPPQYMLAAVLAERHRRELARLSARPAAGGFPMAAHFPATPMSVAPMPVAPMSAPATPPPAFAPPTPPPTFGPSPGPTPPAAADFTPPPAPAPAPAPPPSTGFVPPA from the coding sequence ATGGTCGGAACGCCAAAGGATGCCGTGGTCACCGGCGATGCGGTGGTCCTCGACGTTCAGATCGCCCAACTGCCGGTGCGCGCGGTCGCAGCGCTGATCGACATCGTCGTGATGCTGCTGGGTTACGTGGCCGGGGTGGCGCTGTGGGCGATGACGCTGCTGCAGTTCGACACCGCCTTGTCGGCCGCGGTCCTGATCATCTACACCGTGCTCGTCATCGTTGGCTATCCCGTGGTGTTCGAGACGGCCACCCGCGGTCGCACACTCGGCAAGATGGCGATGGGCCTGCGAGTGGTCTCCGAGGACGGCGGCCCGGAGCGGTTCCGGCAGGCGCTGTTTCGGGCGCTGTCCGGGTTCGTCGAGATCTGGATGCTCAGTGGCGCTCCCGCGGTGATCTGCAGCCTGCTCTCGCCGAAGGGCAAGCGCATCGGCGACATCTTCGCCGGCACCGTCGTGATCAGCGAGCGCGGCCCCAAACTCGCCCCGCCCCCGGCCATGCCGCCGGCGCTGGCCTGGTGGGCTTCGTCGCTGCAGCTGTCCGGGCTGCGGCCCGAGCAGGCCGAGTTGGCTCGCCAATTCCTGTCCCGCGCACACGAACTCGAACCGGCGCTGCGCGATCAGATGGCGGCGCGGATCGCCGGTGAGGTCGCGGCCCAGATCTCGCCGCCACCGCCGCCGGGCGCACCGCCGCAGTACATGCTGGCGGCGGTGCTGGCCGAGCGTCATCGTCGCGAACTGGCCAGGCTCTCCGCCCGACCCGCTGCGGGTGGATTCCCGATGGCGGCGCACTTCCCAGCGACACCGATGTCCGTGGCCCCGATGCCTGTGGCCCCAATGTCTGCGCCCGCGACCCCACCCCCGGCGTTCGCGCCGCCGACCCCACCTCCGACCTTCGGCCCATCCCCGGGTCCGACTCCCCCGGCGGCTGCAGACTTCACTCCACCCCCGGCGCCCGCACCGGCACCCGCCCCTCCGCCCAGCACGGGCTTCGTCCCACCCGCCTGA
- the lfrA gene encoding efflux MFS transporter LfrA — MSTRLDSADTSASSQSTPRTAWFALAVLMLPVLLIAIDNTVLAFALPSIAEDFRPSAATQLWIVDVYSLVLAALLVPMGSLGDRVGRRRLLLIGATGFAVVSAAAAFAPSAHALVGARALLGVFGAMLMPSTLSLIRNIFIQDSSRRLAIAIWASCFTAGSALGPIVGGVLLEHFHWGSVFLVAVPILLPLLVFAPKLVPESRDPNPGPLDMLSISLAFATMLPIVWAVKSAAHDGLSVTAGAAAALGVAAGVWFVRRQNRSRTPMLDMSLFTYGPFSSSVLANFLSIVGLIGFLFFISQHLQLVLGLSPLMAGLVTLPGALMSIAGGMGVVKLAKRFAPQTLIVAGLLLVSAGFGLILLFRHDLTIAAVIASFVILELGVGVSQTVSNDTIVASVPPAKAGAASAVSETAYELGAVVGTATLGTIFTAFYRANVVVPAQLSDQAAADATESIGGATAVAREVSPAVAERLLDSARTAFDSGIAPTAAIAAALTLTAAVLVARAFRGYDVGASPRDSQSTPQQS, encoded by the coding sequence ATGTCCACCCGCCTCGATTCGGCGGACACTTCGGCGTCGTCGCAGTCCACTCCACGCACCGCGTGGTTCGCGCTGGCAGTGCTGATGCTGCCGGTGCTGTTGATCGCCATCGACAACACCGTGCTGGCCTTCGCGCTGCCCTCGATCGCCGAGGACTTCCGTCCCTCGGCGGCCACCCAGTTGTGGATCGTCGACGTCTATTCGCTGGTGCTCGCGGCTCTGCTGGTGCCGATGGGCAGCCTCGGCGACCGCGTCGGACGGCGCCGCCTGCTGCTGATCGGTGCCACGGGCTTCGCGGTGGTGTCGGCCGCGGCGGCCTTCGCTCCGAGCGCGCATGCCCTCGTCGGGGCGCGAGCGCTGCTCGGCGTCTTCGGCGCGATGCTGATGCCGTCCACGCTGTCGCTGATCCGCAACATCTTCATCCAGGATTCGTCGCGCCGCCTGGCCATTGCGATCTGGGCCTCGTGCTTCACCGCTGGGTCCGCGTTGGGCCCCATCGTGGGTGGCGTTCTCCTCGAGCACTTCCACTGGGGTTCGGTGTTCCTGGTTGCGGTGCCGATCTTGTTGCCGCTTCTGGTGTTCGCACCGAAACTGGTTCCTGAGTCGCGGGATCCGAATCCGGGCCCACTGGACATGCTGAGCATCTCGCTGGCGTTCGCCACGATGCTGCCCATCGTGTGGGCCGTCAAGAGCGCGGCGCACGACGGGCTCTCGGTGACCGCCGGTGCGGCCGCGGCGCTCGGTGTCGCAGCGGGGGTGTGGTTCGTCCGTCGCCAGAACCGAAGCCGTACACCGATGCTCGACATGAGCCTGTTCACCTACGGTCCGTTCAGTTCCTCGGTGCTGGCCAACTTCCTGTCCATCGTCGGCTTGATCGGCTTCCTGTTCTTCATCTCGCAGCACCTGCAGTTGGTGCTCGGACTGTCGCCGTTGATGGCCGGACTGGTCACGCTGCCGGGCGCGCTGATGTCGATCGCCGGCGGCATGGGCGTGGTCAAGCTCGCGAAACGCTTTGCCCCGCAGACCCTGATCGTGGCGGGCCTGCTGCTGGTGTCAGCCGGCTTCGGCCTGATCCTGCTGTTCCGCCACGACCTGACCATCGCGGCGGTGATCGCGTCGTTCGTGATCCTCGAACTCGGTGTCGGCGTGTCGCAGACGGTGTCCAACGACACCATCGTCGCCTCGGTCCCGCCCGCGAAAGCGGGTGCGGCGTCCGCTGTCTCGGAGACCGCTTACGAGCTCGGCGCGGTCGTCGGCACCGCGACGCTGGGCACGATCTTCACGGCCTTCTACCGCGCCAACGTCGTGGTCCCGGCGCAGTTGTCGGATCAGGCCGCGGCCGACGCCACCGAGAGCATCGGCGGGGCCACGGCCGTCGCACGGGAAGTGTCGCCGGCGGTGGCCGAACGCCTGCTGGACTCGGCGCGCACGGCGTTCGACTCGGGCATCGCACCGACCGCGGCCATTGCCGCGGCCCTCACGCTGACGGCTGCGGTTCTGGTGGCCCGGGCGTTTCGTGGATACGACGTCGGTGCCTCGCCACGCGATTCGCAATCGACACCGCAGCAATCGTGA
- a CDS encoding TetR/AcrR family transcriptional regulator, whose amino-acid sequence MDESERGARARTRRAILDAAVSVLSDRPGAPLAEVADAAEVGRSTLHRYFPERTDLIRALALHVHALSSDAITAAEPMCGPPVPALRRVVESQLEIGPLVYFIYNDPTVLSDPELVAHMETGDEAIVEILDRVSVDRPNIPPGWARRVFWALLGAGFDAMKFDGMPRHQVADAIMTSLTEATISSPSA is encoded by the coding sequence ATGGATGAGTCGGAGCGGGGTGCCCGCGCGCGCACGAGGAGAGCGATCCTCGACGCCGCGGTGTCCGTGCTGTCCGACCGACCCGGTGCCCCACTGGCGGAGGTCGCCGACGCCGCCGAGGTGGGACGAAGCACCCTGCACAGGTACTTTCCCGAGCGCACCGACCTGATCCGGGCCCTCGCACTGCACGTGCACGCCCTCAGTTCGGACGCCATCACCGCGGCCGAACCCATGTGCGGCCCTCCGGTGCCTGCGCTGCGGCGTGTTGTCGAGTCTCAACTCGAGATCGGGCCCCTCGTCTACTTCATCTACAACGACCCCACGGTGTTGTCCGATCCCGAACTTGTGGCCCACATGGAAACCGGTGACGAGGCCATCGTGGAGATCCTCGACCGGGTCTCGGTGGACCGGCCCAACATCCCGCCCGGGTGGGCCCGGCGCGTGTTCTGGGCGCTGCTGGGGGCGGGCTTCGACGCCATGAAGTTCGATGGCATGCCACGCCACCAGGTCGCCGACGCGATCATGACCAGCCTCACCGAGGCCACCATCTCTTCCCCTTCGGCCTGA
- a CDS encoding stage II sporulation protein M, translating to MDVDAFVVAHRPTWDRLEHLTKRRRNLSGAEVDELVDLYQRVSTHLSMLRSSSTDSALIGRLSTLVARARSAVTGAHAPLWSEFIRFWTVSFPVVAYRSWRWWLGSAIAFFVVAIAIGFWVASNPEVQATIGTPSEIAQMVDHDFESYYSENPAGSFALRVWINNAWVAAQCIGFAVVLGLPIPYVLFQNALNVGVAGGLMFAAGKGGLFLGLLTPHGLLELTAVFLAAAAGMRLGWSVIAPGDRPRGQVLAEQGRAVVSVAVGLVVVLLISGLIEALVTPAPFPTWLRITIGVLAEVGFLAYIIYFGRRAVRAGETGDLADAPDVVPTR from the coding sequence GTGGATGTCGACGCGTTCGTGGTGGCCCACCGCCCCACCTGGGATCGGCTTGAGCACCTCACCAAGCGTCGACGGAATCTCTCCGGCGCCGAGGTCGACGAATTGGTGGACCTGTATCAACGGGTCTCCACGCACCTGTCCATGCTGAGGTCCTCGTCGACCGATTCCGCCCTCATCGGGCGCCTTTCGACGCTCGTCGCGCGCGCCCGGTCAGCCGTGACGGGCGCGCACGCCCCACTGTGGAGTGAATTCATCCGGTTCTGGACGGTGTCCTTCCCGGTGGTTGCCTACCGAAGCTGGCGGTGGTGGCTGGGTTCGGCGATCGCCTTCTTCGTCGTGGCGATCGCGATCGGTTTCTGGGTGGCCAGCAATCCCGAGGTTCAGGCGACGATCGGCACACCGTCGGAGATCGCGCAGATGGTGGACCACGACTTCGAGTCGTACTACAGCGAGAACCCCGCGGGTTCCTTCGCGTTGCGGGTCTGGATCAACAACGCCTGGGTGGCCGCGCAGTGCATCGGGTTCGCGGTGGTGCTGGGCCTGCCGATTCCCTATGTGCTGTTCCAGAATGCGCTCAACGTCGGAGTCGCCGGTGGCCTGATGTTCGCCGCGGGCAAGGGCGGCCTGTTCCTGGGTCTGCTCACGCCGCACGGCCTGCTCGAGTTGACCGCGGTGTTTCTGGCGGCCGCCGCGGGCATGCGTCTGGGGTGGTCGGTGATCGCGCCGGGCGACCGTCCCCGTGGTCAGGTGCTGGCCGAACAGGGCCGCGCCGTCGTCTCGGTCGCGGTCGGTCTGGTCGTGGTCCTGCTGATCTCGGGCCTGATAGAGGCACTGGTGACGCCCGCGCCGTTCCCGACGTGGTTGCGCATCACGATCGGGGTGCTCGCCGAGGTCGGATTCCTGGCCTACATCATCTATTTCGGGCGACGGGCGGTCCGGGCCGGCGAGACGGGCGACCTGGCCGACGCGCCGGACGTCGTACCCACCCGGTGA